A region from the Simiduia sp. 21SJ11W-1 genome encodes:
- a CDS encoding bifunctional hydroxymethylpyrimidine kinase/phosphomethylpyrimidine kinase: protein MNHHRQTRTGPRPVVCAIGGIDPSGHAGLLADLRTLADLGCHGSAIPTSITLQNGHSCHSAEPLAQPGISELWRTLAADTPARAVKVGLICNSAQFEAISACQRANAHLPWVQDPVSSASQNLRVLARTRLLPGAVFTPNLPELAAWAGLDEQALACPKTLTASANKALAAGAQAVWVKGGHGAQANWVDSYFCSSNQQFWLRSPRLNAPHSRGTGCVLASSLAAFLAHGKALADAVVLAHAYVYRGLRLGQPVGTAPGPVAQTGEPQALEDFPLCLTQAQYETLHAGVGTPPFAPCPEPGLYVLVDSLPWLRRLLKSGVRTLQLRIKNLQASERLQVIKQAIALGRAHKAQVYINDYWEDALALGAYGVHLGQEDLADTDLPALARAGLRLGISCHSEYEWCRALACQPSYLALGAAFTSHTKAVPVLEPRDLQHWHRLLRPRLPVVVIGGINAHTLPRLLPMGVQSVAVINAVTRAENPEAAVRGLQSALAMAPPPE from the coding sequence ATGAATCATCACAGGCAAACCCGCACCGGGCCCAGGCCCGTGGTATGCGCCATTGGCGGCATAGACCCAAGTGGCCATGCGGGGCTCTTGGCCGACCTGCGCACGCTGGCCGATCTCGGCTGCCATGGCAGCGCCATTCCCACGAGCATCACCCTACAAAATGGCCACAGCTGCCACAGCGCCGAGCCACTGGCCCAGCCGGGCATTTCCGAGCTGTGGCGCACCCTCGCGGCAGACACCCCCGCGCGGGCAGTGAAGGTGGGGCTGATCTGCAACAGCGCACAATTTGAAGCCATAAGTGCCTGCCAGCGCGCCAATGCGCACCTGCCCTGGGTGCAAGACCCGGTCAGCAGCGCGAGCCAAAACCTGCGCGTACTTGCCCGCACACGCTTGTTGCCCGGTGCGGTGTTTACCCCCAACCTGCCGGAGCTTGCGGCCTGGGCGGGGCTGGATGAACAGGCACTGGCCTGCCCCAAAACGCTTACCGCTAGCGCCAACAAAGCACTGGCGGCCGGCGCGCAGGCAGTGTGGGTTAAGGGCGGGCACGGGGCACAGGCAAACTGGGTAGATAGTTATTTTTGCAGTAGCAACCAGCAATTCTGGCTTAGAAGCCCGCGCCTGAATGCCCCCCATAGCCGCGGCACCGGTTGCGTGCTGGCCAGCAGCCTGGCGGCATTTTTGGCCCACGGCAAAGCCCTGGCCGATGCGGTGGTGTTGGCACATGCCTACGTGTACAGGGGCCTGCGGCTGGGGCAACCGGTGGGCACTGCACCCGGGCCCGTGGCCCAAACCGGCGAGCCGCAAGCACTTGAGGATTTCCCCCTGTGCCTCACCCAGGCCCAATATGAAACACTGCACGCCGGCGTCGGCACCCCGCCCTTTGCACCCTGCCCGGAGCCCGGCCTGTATGTGTTGGTTGACAGCCTCCCATGGCTTCGGCGACTACTAAAATCCGGTGTGCGCACCCTGCAGCTGCGCATCAAAAACCTGCAGGCCTCAGAGCGGCTGCAGGTTATCAAACAGGCCATCGCGCTGGGGCGTGCGCACAAGGCCCAGGTGTATATCAACGACTACTGGGAGGACGCGCTGGCATTGGGCGCCTACGGTGTGCACCTAGGGCAGGAAGATCTGGCCGATACCGACCTGCCGGCACTTGCCCGCGCGGGCCTCAGGCTGGGCATCAGCTGCCACAGCGAGTACGAATGGTGCCGGGCACTGGCCTGCCAGCCCAGCTACCTGGCGCTTGGCGCGGCCTTTACCAGCCACACCAAGGCCGTGCCTGTGCTTGAACCCCGGGATTTACAGCACTGGCACCGCCTATTGCGCCCGCGCTTGCCAGTGGTGGTGATTGGCGGCATCAATGCCCACACCTTGCCGCGGCTTTTGCCCATGGGCGTGCAGAGCGTGGCGGTGATCAACGCGGTAACCCGGGCCGAAAATCCCGAGGCTGCCGTGCGCGGGCTGCAATCTGCCTTGGCCATGGCTCCGCCGCCCGAATAA
- the thiS gene encoding sulfur carrier protein ThiS — protein sequence MLTVTINNEPLELADASVLAEALALWPALPEQYAVAVNGQFVPRHLYAEHRLKTGDRLDVVVPVSGG from the coding sequence ATGCTGACTGTCACCATTAACAATGAGCCATTAGAGCTTGCTGATGCCTCGGTACTGGCCGAGGCCCTGGCCCTTTGGCCTGCGCTGCCAGAGCAATACGCGGTGGCGGTAAACGGCCAGTTTGTGCCGCGCCATCTGTACGCTGAACACCGCTTAAAAACTGGCGATCGGCTGGATGTGGTAGTACCGGTAAGTGGAGGCTGA
- a CDS encoding thiazole synthase, with amino-acid sequence MDSFTLYGEPFNARLLLGSALYPSPQIMLDSLQAAGTEWVTLSLRRQNPQANTPNDFWNLLRTSGCKLLPNTAGCTSATEAVNLAEMSRELFQTPWIKLEVIGDDYNLQPCPFGLVEAAATLIERGFKVLPYTTDDLVLAKRLLDVGCEVLMPWGAPIGTGLGLMNPYNLRTLRDRLPDTPLIIDAGLGAPSHAAQAMEMGFDAVLLNSAVARACDPVAMARAFAQAVSAGRTAFLAGVMAPAQTASPSTPTLGQPFLEQAAP; translated from the coding sequence ATGGATTCATTCACACTTTATGGCGAGCCATTTAACGCGCGCCTGTTGCTTGGCAGCGCCCTTTACCCCTCACCGCAAATCATGCTCGACAGCCTGCAAGCAGCCGGCACCGAATGGGTAACCCTGAGCTTGCGCCGGCAAAACCCGCAAGCCAATACACCTAACGACTTCTGGAACCTGCTGCGCACCAGCGGGTGTAAACTCTTGCCCAACACCGCCGGTTGCACCTCAGCCACCGAGGCCGTGAATTTGGCAGAAATGTCGCGCGAGCTGTTTCAAACCCCCTGGATCAAACTCGAGGTCATTGGTGACGACTACAACCTCCAGCCCTGCCCCTTTGGCCTGGTAGAGGCCGCCGCCACACTCATTGAACGCGGCTTCAAAGTACTGCCCTACACCACCGATGATCTGGTGCTGGCAAAGCGCCTGCTGGATGTGGGCTGTGAAGTGCTCATGCCCTGGGGCGCCCCCATTGGCACGGGCCTGGGCCTGATGAACCCCTACAACCTGCGCACCCTGCGCGATCGCCTGCCCGACACCCCGCTTATTATCGATGCGGGCCTGGGTGCGCCCTCCCACGCAGCCCAAGCCATGGAAATGGGGTTTGACGCCGTATTGCTGAATTCCGCCGTGGCCCGCGCCTGCGACCCGGTAGCCATGGCCCGCGCCTTCGCGCAGGCAGTCAGCGCCGGGCGCACTGCGTTTCTGGCGGGCGTTATGGCGCCCGCGCAAACGGCCAGCCCCTCCACACCCACCCTCGGCCAGCCGTTTCTGGAACAGGCGGCACCATGA